In a single window of the Acetomicrobium sp. S15 = DSM 107314 genome:
- a CDS encoding protein-glutamate methylesterase/protein-glutamine glutaminase, which translates to MKKVRVLVVDDSAFMRKLISDILEEDPRLEVVGRARDGIEALKLLGELKPDVVTLDVEMPKKDGLATLEDIMVLRPTPVVMVSSLTREGAEITIKALAAGAVDFVAKPSGTISLDMAKVGDELRNKVLMASGVNIALLAHRRAPLSLKEAPQPIEPRGEPSEIVAVAASTGGPKALQELLSGLPHDLPVPVVIAQHMPPGFTASLAKRLDEISALHVVEGQDGLELMPGVAAIAPGGKHMLVEKKDSRFICRLSDAPPLHSVKPAADLLFLSVADVAGAKAVGIILTGMGRDGTEGARAIRSKGGFVLAESPETCVVYGMPKSAVEAGAANESLPLYRIPERVKLLVKMRKGE; encoded by the coding sequence ATGAAAAAGGTTCGCGTTCTGGTTGTTGACGATTCCGCGTTCATGCGCAAGCTCATCTCCGATATTCTCGAAGAGGATCCTCGCCTGGAGGTCGTCGGCAGAGCCAGGGACGGCATCGAAGCGCTCAAACTGCTGGGAGAGCTCAAACCCGATGTGGTTACGTTGGACGTTGAGATGCCCAAAAAGGACGGCCTTGCCACACTTGAGGACATAATGGTCCTTCGTCCGACGCCGGTCGTCATGGTGAGCAGCCTTACGAGAGAAGGCGCAGAGATCACCATTAAGGCTTTGGCTGCAGGGGCTGTGGACTTCGTGGCCAAGCCGTCGGGCACGATCTCTTTGGACATGGCCAAGGTGGGGGATGAGCTCCGGAACAAAGTTTTGATGGCTTCAGGCGTAAACATCGCGCTACTTGCGCACCGCCGCGCGCCCCTTTCGTTGAAAGAAGCACCGCAACCGATTGAGCCTCGTGGCGAGCCTTCTGAGATCGTAGCGGTTGCGGCTTCTACGGGGGGGCCTAAAGCGCTCCAGGAGCTCCTGAGCGGGCTGCCTCATGATCTTCCGGTTCCTGTAGTCATCGCGCAGCACATGCCTCCGGGGTTCACCGCTTCTTTGGCTAAGCGCCTTGATGAGATATCTGCGTTGCACGTTGTGGAAGGACAAGACGGGTTAGAACTTATGCCGGGCGTCGCCGCCATAGCTCCCGGAGGCAAGCACATGTTGGTGGAGAAAAAAGACAGCCGATTCATCTGCAGGCTTTCCGATGCTCCGCCGTTGCACTCTGTCAAACCGGCGGCCGATCTGTTATTCTTAAGTGTAGCAGATGTCGCCGGAGCGAAAGCGGTGGGGATAATATTGACCGGCATGGGAAGGGATGGCACAGAAGGAGCCAGGGCTATTCGCTCAAAAGGGGGGTTTGTCTTGGCGGAGTCGCCCGAAACGTGCGTCGTATATGGAATGCCTAAATCTGCGGTCGAGGCGGGCGCGGCGAATGAGTCGTTGCCGCTTTATAGAATTCCCGAGAGGGTAAAATTGTTGGTAAAGATGCGGAAGGGAGAATGA
- a CDS encoding flagellar brake protein: MAIGAASQLKVGARADIHIHAGLYKGHHPSRLEDIEGELLALSHPLLRGALLPIYRDMQFEVMFEDERSPIAVQVSAVRSDLASSVPLLWVRPVGEFIRIQRRRFLRVPCLLKAAFFPLDVEARSPMRGDWRECDVLDISLGGARLRSSDMRGLAAGDRVLLSLTIEGSPFMFVAKIVRFQEGVDGLKEIAVEFESLFPLAEAALIKFIRKQELSR, encoded by the coding sequence ATGGCGATCGGTGCGGCATCGCAGTTGAAGGTTGGAGCGCGAGCCGATATCCATATCCATGCCGGGCTCTATAAGGGGCACCATCCTTCGCGCCTCGAAGATATCGAAGGCGAGCTCTTGGCGCTATCTCACCCTCTATTGCGCGGCGCGCTTCTGCCCATATACAGAGACATGCAGTTCGAGGTGATGTTCGAGGACGAGCGCTCTCCTATAGCTGTGCAAGTGAGCGCTGTGCGGAGCGATCTCGCATCTTCCGTCCCTCTCCTCTGGGTGCGTCCTGTAGGGGAGTTTATTCGCATTCAGAGGAGGCGGTTCCTCCGCGTCCCCTGTCTCCTTAAGGCCGCATTTTTCCCCCTGGACGTCGAAGCGCGGTCTCCCATGCGGGGAGATTGGCGGGAGTGCGACGTCCTCGATATCAGCTTGGGAGGAGCCAGGCTGCGATCGTCGGACATGAGAGGGTTGGCGGCAGGGGATAGGGTGCTTCTCTCTCTGACTATCGAGGGCAGCCCTTTTATGTTTGTGGCCAAAATCGTGAGGTTTCAGGAGGGTGTGGATGGGCTTAAAGAGATTGCCGTCGAGTTTGAATCGCTCTTTCCCTTGGCGGAAGCGGCGTTGATCAAATTCATCAGAAAGCAGGAGTTATCCCGATGA
- a CDS encoding MinD/ParA family protein: MVRLDAKPADQAYELRELVAAETGRISAESGRLRSLAVTSGKGGVGKSSISANLALALGRLGKRVALLDADLGLANLDLLLGVTSRYNLAHVIRGERRLEEILVEVDKGVLIVPGGVGMADIADLDPRRQLALIESLSVLDSMADILIIDTGAGLHRTVVSFCLAADSVLLLTTPEPAAVRDCYGMLKVLAFSGGTGIDVNLLVNMASSDEKAASVASRVQMAAAQFLEISVPYAGYVLRDEAVRRAAETSRPFFIYQPGCAASQCVKWIASRLAKAEPSGELPPKAVAGRGVKAFLFRLAKRLTRSG, encoded by the coding sequence TTGGTTCGGCTTGACGCGAAACCCGCAGATCAGGCATACGAATTGAGGGAACTGGTGGCAGCCGAGACGGGCCGAATCTCCGCCGAAAGCGGTCGCTTGCGGTCGCTTGCGGTAACGAGCGGCAAGGGCGGCGTCGGCAAAAGCAGCATATCCGCGAATTTAGCCTTGGCATTGGGGCGCTTGGGTAAGAGAGTAGCACTGCTCGACGCGGATTTGGGATTGGCCAACTTGGATCTGTTGTTGGGCGTCACCTCCAGGTACAACCTCGCTCACGTAATCCGGGGTGAGAGGCGACTGGAGGAGATATTGGTGGAAGTCGACAAGGGCGTATTGATCGTACCTGGCGGCGTCGGCATGGCGGACATCGCCGACCTCGATCCTCGCAGGCAGCTCGCGCTCATAGAAAGCCTATCGGTATTGGATTCCATGGCCGATATATTGATAATCGACACCGGGGCCGGTTTGCATCGCACCGTCGTCTCCTTTTGCTTGGCCGCCGACTCCGTGCTTTTGCTCACGACGCCCGAGCCTGCAGCTGTCCGCGACTGCTACGGAATGCTTAAAGTGTTGGCCTTCTCCGGCGGAACCGGCATCGACGTCAACCTCCTCGTGAACATGGCCTCTTCCGATGAGAAAGCGGCCTCGGTCGCGAGCAGGGTCCAAATGGCCGCTGCCCAATTTTTGGAAATCTCTGTGCCCTATGCGGGTTATGTGCTCAGGGACGAGGCAGTGAGGCGAGCTGCCGAGACGAGCCGGCCTTTTTTCATTTATCAACCCGGTTGCGCAGCGTCTCAGTGTGTAAAGTGGATCGCCTCCAGGCTCGCCAAGGCTGAACCTTCTGGCGAACTTCCCCCTAAAGCAGTCGCAGGGCGCGGGGTAAAGGCCTTTCTCTTCAGACTGGCCAAGCGGCTGACCCGGAGCGGGTGA
- the flhF gene encoding flagellar biosynthesis protein FlhF, translating into MRLAKQIMFEAGSDAEALEIARQKLGRDAVILSSQVVKKGGFLGLFRKRSLLVTAGILEEDEPQGVQTKQERLIAFQQLLEAQKRSSADKLELSEKAKSGDMPALLEGIKEIRSILTRIEGQKVKDNSGENSHEKSPFCQKLIDAGVGPALAQKLSQDHEASGAQDAIQWLSGYIRVVGGDFASALGGRKVMFIGPTGVGKTTTIAKLAAIQSLWERRKVLLLTADTYRIAAVEQLRTYARILGIPIEVIFEPKDYDDVLARHADAEVVFLDVAGRSQRDDRHLEEYERAHDAFKPDAVHLVLQANVAYPVIVDVVRRMSKIPISCAIFTKLDEAMTYGVLLNFCLEFGTPVSFLTTGQNVPSDIEVAEASRIAKLVMGVERFGSA; encoded by the coding sequence ATGCGGCTTGCGAAGCAGATAATGTTTGAAGCGGGAAGCGATGCGGAAGCCCTTGAGATAGCCCGTCAAAAGCTTGGGCGAGACGCCGTTATCCTGTCGTCCCAAGTCGTCAAAAAAGGGGGTTTCCTTGGGCTGTTCCGAAAGAGAAGCCTTTTGGTGACCGCCGGGATTTTGGAGGAGGACGAACCTCAAGGAGTCCAAACCAAGCAGGAGCGCCTCATCGCCTTTCAGCAGCTGTTGGAGGCGCAAAAAAGGTCATCTGCCGATAAGCTTGAGCTTTCAGAGAAGGCGAAGTCCGGAGATATGCCCGCCCTGCTCGAAGGGATAAAAGAGATACGCTCCATCTTGACGAGGATAGAGGGCCAGAAGGTTAAAGACAATTCGGGGGAAAACTCTCACGAAAAGTCTCCCTTTTGTCAAAAGCTTATCGATGCCGGCGTAGGGCCCGCCTTAGCGCAGAAACTGTCGCAAGACCACGAAGCCTCGGGAGCGCAAGACGCGATTCAGTGGCTTTCAGGCTATATCCGTGTGGTAGGTGGAGATTTCGCATCCGCTTTGGGGGGGCGAAAGGTGATGTTCATCGGCCCCACTGGGGTAGGGAAGACCACCACGATAGCGAAGCTCGCCGCCATCCAGTCCCTATGGGAGAGGAGAAAAGTGCTGCTTTTAACGGCCGATACCTATCGTATCGCTGCGGTGGAGCAGCTGCGCACCTATGCGAGGATCCTGGGGATTCCGATAGAGGTAATTTTCGAGCCTAAAGATTACGACGACGTGCTCGCCCGTCACGCGGACGCAGAAGTGGTTTTCCTCGATGTGGCCGGTCGATCGCAGCGGGATGACCGCCACCTGGAAGAATATGAACGGGCTCACGATGCCTTTAAACCGGACGCCGTCCACCTGGTGCTTCAAGCTAACGTGGCCTATCCTGTCATCGTGGATGTCGTGCGGAGGATGAGCAAAATACCTATATCTTGCGCTATCTTCACCAAGCTGGACGAGGCTATGACATATGGCGTGCTACTTAACTTCTGCCTCGAGTTCGGCACGCCTGTTTCTTTTTTGACGACGGGTCAGAACGTGCCGAGCGATATTGAGGTGGCGGAAGCATCTCGCATTGCGAAACTGGTCATGGGAGTGGAGCGCTTTGGTTCGGCTTGA
- the flhA gene encoding flagellar biosynthesis protein FlhA, whose amino-acid sequence MADIRESSLMRRATRFADVGMAFLIILIVGMMIIPMPTFLLDILLSMNITFGVVVLLATFYVLKPLEIPAFPTILLIATLYRLALNVSTTRLILLQAYAGEVIAAFGDFVVGGNYVVGGVVFLILVIIQFVVITRGAERVAEVAARFTLDAMPGKQMAIDADLNAGLIDEKEARRRRSEIQREADFYGSMDGASKFVRGDAIAGLIITVVNILGGLTIGVFQRGFTFREALQTYSLLTVGDGLVAQIPALLLSTATGIIVTRAAGESNLGRDIVASLSSNCRPLFIGAGLLFTLAVVPGLPTTPFLLLGTILALAGFVVYRENKAPPGEPAGEAPTPAAKAPAGAPESVLPLVAVDPMEVEIGYALIPLVDPSQGGDMLERIATIRRQMAMERGLIVPPIRIRDNIQLKPTEYLIRIKGAQVARAEIMPDHYLAMNTSGTEEPLVGIPTKEPAFGLEGYWIAPELREQAESLGYTVVDAPSVLATHISEIVKKYGAELLTRQETQKLVDLVKESNPAVTEELMNVLSLGDVQKVLQNLLRESVPIRDLVTIFETLADVGRISRNPDFLTERVREALFRHITISLQDPQGTVAVLTLSPRWEQRVKESMQGDLASGWRLGMPVDEIQKLIKAVGDKMEKAAAAGHAPVLLVHPDVRLVVRRLLEGSLPQIPVISYNEITPGTELRSLGMVE is encoded by the coding sequence ATGGCTGATATCCGCGAAAGTTCTCTGATGAGAAGGGCTACGCGCTTCGCCGACGTTGGAATGGCTTTTTTGATCATCCTGATAGTGGGTATGATGATCATCCCCATGCCGACGTTTTTGCTCGACATACTGCTCTCTATGAACATAACCTTCGGAGTCGTCGTGCTCCTCGCGACGTTCTATGTCCTTAAGCCCCTCGAGATACCTGCCTTTCCGACCATATTGCTGATAGCTACCCTTTACCGCCTCGCCTTGAACGTTTCGACGACGCGCCTGATCTTGCTTCAGGCTTATGCCGGTGAGGTCATAGCCGCTTTCGGCGACTTCGTGGTAGGAGGCAACTACGTCGTAGGAGGCGTAGTCTTTTTGATCCTCGTCATCATCCAATTCGTCGTCATTACGCGCGGCGCGGAGAGGGTGGCCGAAGTGGCGGCGCGCTTTACGTTGGACGCGATGCCGGGCAAGCAGATGGCCATAGACGCCGATTTGAACGCCGGGCTGATAGACGAAAAGGAGGCCAGGAGGCGAAGGAGCGAGATACAGAGGGAAGCCGATTTCTACGGATCCATGGACGGGGCCTCCAAATTCGTGAGAGGGGATGCCATAGCCGGCCTCATCATTACCGTGGTGAACATTTTGGGAGGTCTGACCATAGGTGTCTTTCAGCGGGGGTTCACCTTCCGGGAAGCCCTCCAGACTTACAGCTTGTTGACGGTGGGCGACGGTCTCGTCGCCCAGATTCCTGCGCTGTTGCTATCCACCGCGACGGGAATCATCGTCACCAGAGCGGCAGGAGAATCCAACTTGGGGCGCGATATCGTGGCGTCGCTCTCCTCGAACTGTCGCCCTCTTTTTATAGGCGCGGGGCTGCTCTTCACCTTGGCCGTGGTCCCCGGCCTCCCCACAACCCCATTCCTCCTCCTCGGCACAATACTGGCGCTCGCAGGTTTTGTGGTCTACAGAGAGAACAAAGCGCCGCCGGGCGAACCTGCCGGCGAGGCGCCTACGCCAGCCGCCAAGGCGCCTGCTGGTGCCCCCGAAAGCGTGCTGCCCCTCGTCGCCGTAGACCCGATGGAGGTGGAAATAGGCTACGCCCTGATCCCGCTCGTCGACCCGTCTCAGGGAGGGGATATGCTCGAGCGCATAGCCACGATCAGGCGCCAGATGGCCATGGAGAGGGGGCTGATCGTGCCTCCGATACGCATCAGAGACAACATACAGCTCAAGCCAACCGAATACCTGATCCGCATCAAGGGGGCGCAGGTAGCCCGCGCGGAAATAATGCCCGATCATTATTTAGCGATGAACACGAGTGGGACGGAGGAGCCGTTGGTGGGCATTCCCACCAAAGAGCCTGCCTTCGGCCTCGAAGGTTACTGGATAGCCCCCGAACTGCGCGAGCAGGCCGAATCGCTGGGTTACACCGTCGTAGATGCTCCTTCTGTGCTCGCGACGCACATCTCTGAGATCGTCAAGAAATACGGCGCCGAGCTGTTGACCCGCCAAGAAACCCAGAAGCTCGTAGATCTCGTCAAGGAGAGCAATCCCGCCGTTACAGAGGAGCTCATGAACGTGCTCTCCCTCGGAGACGTGCAGAAAGTGCTGCAGAACCTCCTGAGAGAATCGGTGCCTATCAGGGATCTGGTTACGATATTCGAGACGCTTGCAGACGTGGGGCGTATCTCTCGGAATCCTGACTTCCTGACCGAGCGCGTCAGGGAGGCCTTATTCAGGCACATTACGATCTCCCTTCAGGATCCTCAAGGCACCGTCGCCGTCCTCACCCTTTCTCCGAGGTGGGAGCAACGCGTAAAAGAGTCGATGCAGGGCGACCTCGCATCGGGATGGAGGCTCGGTATGCCCGTCGACGAAATTCAAAAGCTTATCAAAGCTGTGGGCGACAAGATGGAAAAAGCAGCTGCCGCCGGCCATGCGCCGGTCCTGCTGGTCCACCCCGACGTGAGACTCGTGGTGCGCCGCCTGTTGGAGGGAAGTTTGCCCCAAATTCCTGTTATCTCCTATAATGAAATTACACCGGGCACTGAGTTGCGCTCCTTGGGGATGGTGGAATAG
- the flhB gene encoding flagellar biosynthesis protein FlhB: MALTRSFDLQLFAQERTEPATPRKRRREREEGRVARSQDLSAAVSIMAGLVTIYFISSFLFNGMREYLSWDISYIGRDLTGELWIKELAMVAAKRYLLLWLPLGLLCAVFALAVTLFQVKFVVTAKPLIPKFDRLNPVQGFKRVFSLRSLVELLKGVLKASLLALVLFWTIKGELELFLSMVRFPHLAGVGLLLRTLWSASLKMALLLLALSVFDYAYQRWEFERSIRMSRQELKEEFKDIEGDPLVRRRIRQRQRELARRRMMAEVPKADVVITNPTTLAVALRYDRSIMEAPVLVAKGKGILAQRIREVARSHGVPIVENRALARALYEAELGSEIPEKLYKAVAEVLAFVYRTKRRGPFVNVGGRT; encoded by the coding sequence GTGGCGCTAACAAGGTCCTTCGACCTGCAGCTTTTTGCCCAAGAACGCACGGAACCCGCCACGCCCCGCAAACGCCGCAGGGAGCGCGAAGAAGGGCGCGTAGCGCGAAGTCAGGACTTATCTGCCGCGGTATCCATCATGGCTGGGTTGGTGACCATCTATTTTATCTCTTCTTTTCTGTTTAACGGAATGAGAGAATATCTGAGCTGGGATATCTCTTACATCGGGCGAGACCTCACTGGTGAACTCTGGATAAAAGAACTGGCCATGGTGGCGGCGAAGAGATATCTCCTTTTATGGCTGCCACTGGGGCTGCTTTGCGCCGTTTTTGCCCTCGCAGTGACGCTCTTCCAGGTGAAGTTCGTCGTTACGGCTAAACCGTTGATCCCCAAATTCGACCGCCTCAATCCCGTGCAGGGCTTCAAACGCGTCTTTTCCTTGCGTTCCTTGGTGGAGCTTTTAAAAGGGGTCCTCAAGGCGTCGCTGTTGGCGCTCGTGCTCTTTTGGACCATAAAGGGAGAGCTTGAGCTTTTCTTGTCCATGGTGCGCTTTCCGCACCTCGCAGGGGTGGGCCTTTTGCTGCGCACCCTATGGAGCGCGAGCCTCAAGATGGCGCTTCTCCTTTTGGCCTTGTCGGTATTTGACTACGCCTATCAGAGGTGGGAGTTCGAGCGTTCGATCAGGATGAGCAGGCAAGAGCTCAAGGAGGAGTTTAAAGATATCGAGGGAGATCCGTTGGTGCGCCGCAGGATTCGCCAGAGACAGAGGGAGCTCGCCAGGCGCAGGATGATGGCCGAAGTGCCTAAGGCCGACGTGGTCATAACCAACCCTACCACATTGGCCGTCGCTTTGCGCTATGATAGAAGCATCATGGAGGCCCCCGTGCTCGTAGCAAAAGGGAAAGGGATCTTGGCGCAGCGGATCAGGGAAGTGGCCCGAAGCCACGGTGTGCCTATCGTGGAAAATCGTGCACTCGCCAGGGCCCTTTACGAGGCGGAATTGGGTTCGGAGATCCCCGAGAAGTTGTATAAAGCTGTGGCCGAGGTTTTGGCGTTCGTATATCGCACTAAGAGGAGAGGTCCATTCGTCAATGTTGGAGGCCGAACGTAA
- a CDS encoding flagellar biosynthetic protein FliR: protein MNGDWLFLLTLTFMLGLRFLGLLMVSPALTVPSMPIAARFWLALLLAFAALPMVLAQAFPPNLTEPLALILACTREFFIGATLGFLSALPLYAMEMAGWLIGVSMGFGMVNVLDPLSQVQTSVIGQLKFLLGLWFFLYWNGHILLFQGLMESLRLFPLAQVEWSFAEDPQVATWLREAFYLAVKITLPFYGALLLADIGLGFIARTVPQLNVFVLGLPLKVLLGFLMLMMVLPVAVDLIHGKIEDALELAMKGAALWR from the coding sequence ATGAACGGAGATTGGCTTTTCCTGCTGACCTTGACCTTTATGTTGGGGCTTCGCTTCCTCGGGCTCCTCATGGTTTCTCCTGCGCTCACAGTGCCGTCGATGCCCATCGCTGCGCGCTTTTGGCTGGCGCTCCTGCTGGCCTTCGCCGCTTTGCCCATGGTTTTAGCTCAGGCTTTTCCGCCCAATTTAACCGAGCCGTTGGCCTTGATCCTGGCGTGCACGCGGGAGTTCTTCATAGGGGCGACCTTGGGATTTTTGTCGGCCCTGCCTTTGTACGCGATGGAGATGGCGGGTTGGCTGATAGGCGTCTCTATGGGCTTCGGCATGGTTAACGTCTTGGATCCGCTATCCCAGGTGCAGACATCGGTTATAGGACAGCTCAAGTTCCTCCTCGGGCTTTGGTTTTTCCTGTACTGGAACGGGCACATACTCCTCTTTCAGGGGTTGATGGAGAGCCTGCGCCTATTCCCTTTGGCCCAGGTTGAGTGGAGCTTCGCAGAAGACCCGCAGGTCGCCACCTGGCTAAGAGAGGCATTTTACCTGGCCGTTAAAATCACCCTACCGTTCTATGGAGCTCTCCTTTTGGCCGATATAGGCCTCGGCTTCATAGCCAGGACCGTCCCTCAATTGAACGTGTTTGTTTTGGGATTGCCCCTGAAAGTGCTGTTGGGTTTTTTGATGCTTATGATGGTTTTGCCCGTCGCAGTCGATCTGATCCATGGAAAAATAGAAGATGCTTTGGAGCTGGCCATGAAGGGGGCTGCGCTGTGGCGCTAA
- the fliQ gene encoding flagellar biosynthesis protein FliQ: MDAFRHAVWITLLTSAPVLLTAMAVGLIIGILQTATSIQEQTLIFIPKILAVFLALLFLGPWMFGNIGQMARDILGHLDSFIP, translated from the coding sequence ATGGACGCGTTTCGACATGCCGTTTGGATTACCCTGTTGACCTCCGCGCCGGTCCTTCTGACGGCCATGGCTGTGGGCTTGATAATAGGCATACTGCAGACGGCCACTTCGATCCAGGAGCAGACCCTCATCTTCATACCCAAGATCTTGGCGGTCTTTTTGGCTCTCTTGTTTCTCGGGCCATGGATGTTTGGCAATATCGGTCAGATGGCGCGGGACATATTGGGACATCTTGATAGTTTCATACCATGA
- the fliP gene encoding flagellar type III secretion system pore protein FliP (The bacterial flagellar biogenesis protein FliP forms a type III secretion system (T3SS)-type pore required for flagellar assembly.), with protein sequence MSLESTRWLNRAVKSAIALSFIVLLVGAAYAQPEPPSIPIPSVEFGIKAAQSPQDVALTLQILALLTVLSLAPAIVLMLTSFTRILVVLSFVRSAIGVQQMPSNQILVTLALFLTFFTMAPVWQKVYDDALDPYLRGEISAPEALNGAVEPVRAFMLKETREGELSLMVSLADLPRPQTPDDLPTRVLIPAFMLSELKIAFQMGVVIFIPFIVVDMIVASVLMSMGMIMLPPMLVSLPFKVLLFVMADGWDLVVSSLVSSFK encoded by the coding sequence ATGTCTCTTGAATCAACAAGGTGGCTCAATCGTGCGGTTAAAAGCGCTATAGCCCTTTCCTTTATAGTGCTCCTGGTCGGAGCTGCCTATGCTCAGCCCGAGCCCCCCTCTATCCCCATTCCGAGCGTGGAATTCGGCATAAAGGCTGCTCAATCGCCTCAGGATGTGGCGCTCACCCTCCAAATCCTGGCGCTCCTTACTGTTTTGAGCCTCGCTCCTGCCATTGTATTGATGCTCACGAGCTTCACCCGCATATTGGTAGTCTTGAGCTTTGTGCGAAGCGCTATAGGCGTCCAACAGATGCCGTCGAATCAGATTCTGGTCACGCTGGCGCTCTTTTTGACCTTCTTTACCATGGCCCCCGTGTGGCAGAAGGTTTACGATGACGCGCTCGACCCGTATCTGCGCGGCGAGATCTCGGCTCCCGAGGCGCTGAACGGTGCTGTCGAACCCGTGCGCGCTTTCATGCTCAAAGAGACGAGGGAGGGGGAATTGTCGCTGATGGTGTCCTTGGCCGATCTCCCGAGGCCTCAAACGCCGGATGACCTTCCGACGCGCGTATTGATCCCGGCCTTCATGTTGAGCGAGCTCAAGATAGCCTTTCAGATGGGTGTGGTAATATTTATCCCTTTTATCGTGGTTGACATGATAGTGGCGAGCGTGTTGATGAGCATGGGCATGATAATGCTGCCTCCCATGCTTGTATCGTTGCCGTTTAAAGTGCTTCTGTTTGTAATGGCGGATGGCTGGGACCTGGTGGTCTCGAGCCTTGTGAGCAGCTTTAAATAA
- a CDS encoding response regulator has product MTRVLVVDDAAFMRMMLKDILLKGGFEIAGEATNGAEAVRLYQELKPDLVTMDITMPEVDGIAAVKEIKKIDPNAKVVMVSAMGQQAMVIEAIQAGASDFIVKPFQPDRVLEALKKALS; this is encoded by the coding sequence GTGACAAGGGTCCTGGTGGTGGACGATGCTGCTTTTATGCGTATGATGTTGAAGGACATACTCCTCAAAGGTGGTTTTGAGATAGCTGGCGAGGCGACGAACGGTGCTGAGGCCGTAAGGCTTTATCAGGAACTCAAGCCGGATTTAGTGACTATGGACATTACCATGCCCGAAGTCGATGGCATCGCTGCTGTGAAGGAGATCAAAAAGATCGACCCGAACGCCAAGGTCGTTATGGTCAGCGCTATGGGACAACAGGCGATGGTCATTGAGGCCATCCAAGCTGGGGCTTCCGACTTCATCGTAAAGCCCTTTCAGCCCGACCGCGTCTTGGAGGCCTTGAAAAAGGCCCTGTCTTAG
- the fliN gene encoding flagellar motor switch protein FliN, producing the protein MVNDLLSQEEIDALLKGSSGEKKADSAGQDTGLLSEVASVFSAAGERVMGMLSGKTVAVKLAEETVLSQDDFLSRLGDPSPFLYSMTWDGLEIPAALVLNGRGALMLADLMMGGDGKDLPPEMNDLYLSAAQEGLSQFVGTALADLSRLLSGKKVVPRGVSATLPHGEWRPFGEMDRGEKIWAVRYNVEIHDIGSFDVWLLTTLDASNKLAEELNKAVQSAAKEEAAKPEPHEPRPSTAQTEPAPPPRAGGGAVVGAGATSVPVEARPAAFLPLRPDEEPELKGIGNLDLIVDVPLRITVELGRTRKTIGEILNMGPGSVIELEKMAGEPVDILANGKLIARGEVVIIDESFAVRVTEIASKADRIRSISG; encoded by the coding sequence ATGGTTAATGACCTCTTGAGCCAGGAGGAGATAGATGCCCTGCTAAAAGGGTCGTCCGGCGAGAAGAAAGCGGATTCTGCGGGGCAGGATACGGGCCTCCTCTCTGAAGTCGCCTCGGTCTTTTCTGCGGCCGGCGAGAGAGTCATGGGGATGCTTTCCGGCAAAACGGTTGCAGTGAAGTTAGCGGAAGAGACCGTTTTGTCTCAAGATGATTTTTTGAGCCGTTTAGGCGATCCGTCTCCCTTCCTCTATTCCATGACGTGGGATGGGTTGGAAATCCCCGCCGCATTGGTCTTGAACGGGCGCGGAGCGCTCATGCTCGCCGATCTCATGATGGGAGGGGACGGCAAGGACCTTCCGCCCGAAATGAACGATCTCTATCTGAGCGCCGCTCAGGAAGGCTTGAGCCAATTTGTGGGGACCGCTCTTGCCGATTTGAGCAGGCTTCTTTCGGGTAAAAAAGTGGTGCCCCGCGGCGTCTCCGCGACTCTGCCGCACGGAGAGTGGCGTCCCTTTGGCGAGATGGATCGGGGGGAAAAAATCTGGGCAGTACGGTACAATGTGGAGATCCACGATATAGGCTCTTTTGACGTCTGGCTTCTCACCACCCTCGATGCCTCGAACAAGTTAGCCGAAGAGTTGAATAAAGCGGTTCAGAGCGCTGCCAAAGAAGAAGCCGCTAAACCCGAACCCCATGAGCCGCGACCGAGCACGGCTCAAACCGAACCCGCTCCACCCCCTCGTGCTGGAGGAGGTGCAGTCGTGGGGGCCGGCGCCACTTCAGTGCCGGTAGAAGCGCGACCGGCCGCATTTCTACCTTTAAGGCCAGACGAAGAGCCCGAACTGAAGGGCATTGGCAATCTCGATCTGATAGTGGATGTTCCGCTTCGCATAACCGTGGAGCTCGGACGCACCAGGAAGACGATAGGCGAGATTTTAAACATGGGGCCCGGCTCCGTGATAGAATTAGAAAAGATGGCCGGTGAGCCGGTCGATATTTTGGCCAACGGCAAACTCATCGCGCGTGGTGAAGTCGTCATCATCGATGAGAGCTTCGCCGTCAGGGTAACTGAGATCGCGAGCAAGGCCGATCGCATTCGCTCTATCAGCGGCTGA